The genomic window GAGGAGGCCGGTCGCGGTCAGCGCGGTGCGGGCGAGAAATGTGTATGGCATCACCATCTACATACCATCAATTACGGAGCTTATTCTTCCCAGCAACGCGCGCACGGTGGTCACTTCGCGGTCCGGGACCGCGTCTACCGGCACGGCGTCGGGAATCATGTCGCGCACCAGCGCGACGACGCTGCGTTCGTCGTCGAGGTCGATATCGGTGACCCGCGCCTCGGCGACGGCGACGACATCCTCCGGACCGGGCACGTCACTGTCGAGGTCGGCCCGGTAGATCTCCAGCGTCAAGGTGGACCGGACCGTGCGAAACGCGTACGGCCTGCCGTCGCCGGTGGTCCCGAACCCATGAGCGAACGGACCAACGGTTATGTCATCGATGGTAAATCCCGACGTATGGTCGGCTATCAACCGGATCTCCCTGATTTGGACACTGTTTCAACTCAACCGTAACCCGCATCACCGACATTCTCCGCCCGCCGCCACCCCGGTACGCCGCCGTGGTGCGCCATCATGGTCAGATGGTGGAGTTGCGGTTTATTCGTCGGTAGAAGGAGTTCGGAGGATGCGCCCTCGCGGCTGGGTTGGATTGGCGGCGTTCGCGGGGCCCTCCGTGGTCACCCTCCGGGCCCGTCGCACGCACCGCGAGGTTCGATCGTCCGCGATGCGGCGCTGGCTCCCGGCCGCCCTCGCGGGCACGATCCTGCTGACCGGCTGCTCGTCCAGCACCGACGGCGACGACCTGCCCACCCGCGATCCGGCCACCGCCGCGGCCGCACCCGCCGAAACCGCCCGTCCCGCAGGCGAAGTCATGGGACTGGCCAACCCTCTCGGCAGGCTGCTCGTCGAGGCCGGTACCGGGCAGATCGCCGCACTCGAGGCCAGCAGTGAAACAAGCACCATCCTCTTTCTCATCGATCAAGCGTCGTTCGCCCGCGCCGGCCAGGGCGGCGTGCCCGACCCCAGCTTTCGCACCCTGTCGCTGCCCGCGCACGGCGCGAGCCTGGCCCAGGGCAAACCGGGTGAACTGCTGATCCCGGCCCCCGAGCGGATTATCCGCGTCGACGTCGCCACCGGCACCGTCACCGAGCTCCCGGTCGACGGCGACGCCAGATCGGTGCAGCGCCGCGACGACGGCACCCTGCTCGTCGGCACGGCGGACGGCAAGGTCCGCACCCTCTCCCCCGAAGGCAAGGTCGTCCGGACCGTCTCCGGCCTCGCCTCCGCCGACGCGCTCGCCGTCACCGCCGACCAGGTGACCGTGCTGGACCGCCGCCAGACCTCGGTCACCGAGATCGAGCTCGGCGACGACCACCTCGGCCTGGCGCTGCGCGCGGGTGACGGCGCCACCAACATGATCTCCGACAAGTTCGGCCGGATCATCGTCACCGACACCGCGGGCGGCGAACTCTTGGTCTACAGCGCCGGACCTCTCGTCCTGCGTCAGCGGTTCCCGGTAAACTCTTCGCCTTACGCGCTCGCCTACGATCAGCGGTCCGACACCGTGTGGGTGACGTGCACGCAGAGCAACGAAGTCGTCGGATTCGATCTGTCGACGGGCATACCGGTAGAAGTGGGCCGCTTCCCCACGGTGCGGCAGCCGAACTCGGTGACCATCGATCAGCGCACCGGTGACATGTTCGTCGGATCCGCGGCCGATTCCGGTCTGCAGCGGATCCGCGCGGACGATCGGAAGAGAGGGCACTGATGGCTCCCGCAACGCGCGCAGACGACGAACCTTCAGCCCGCGAGCAGCGAGCGCGGCGACGCGCCCTACCCGCGGGCTGGGAAACCACCAGCGACGACTACGAATACGTGCCGCTGCGGCTGCCACCCGAAGTGAACCGGGTGACCGCGTCCATGCGGCTGGCCATCCAGGCCGAGTTCGGCGGCTGGGAACTGTCCCGTGTGCGGGCCTACACCGACGGTAGCCGCCGGGTGCTGCTGCGCCGCCGAAAAACCGCACTACCCCAGCCCGAACCTGGAATGTGAGCTGATGTACGCCCTGTTATTACGCCTGATGTTCCTGGTTCCGCCGGAACGCATCCACCACCTGGTCTTCGCCTCCATGCGCTTGGCCACCCGCTTCGCGCCCGTTCGCTGGCTCATGACCAAACTGCTCGTCGCCGACGATCCGATACTGCGCAACACCGCCTTCGGCATCGACTTCCCCGCGCCGCTCGGCCTGGCCGCCGGATTCGACAAGAACGCCGACGGGGTAGACGCCTGGGCGCCACTCGGTTTCGGCTTCGCCGAGATCGGCACCGTCACCGCCCAGGCCCAGCCGGGCAATCCCGCGCCGCGACTGTTCCGGCTGCCCGCCGACCATGCCCTGATCAATCGCATGGGATTCAACAACTTCGGCGCCGCGGCCGCCGCCGAGCACCTGCGCGGCCGCCGCGGTGAGGTGCCCATCGGCGCCAATATCGGCAAGACCAAAATCGTCGAACCGGCCGAGGCCGCAGCCGATTACGCGATCAGCGCCGCACTGCTCGGTCCGCTCGCCGACTTCGTCGTCGTCAACGTCAGCTCGCCCAACACTCCCGGCCTGCGTGACCTGCAGGCCGTGGAATCGCTGCGCCCGCTGCTGCAAGCGGTGCTCGACAGCGTCCGGGTGCCGGTGCTGGTGAAGATCGCCCCCGACCTCTCCGATGAGGACATCGACGCCGTCGCCGACCTCGCCGTGGAACTCGGCCTTGCCGGAATCGTCGCCACCAACACCACCATCCGCCGCGACGGCCTGCGTACCCCGGCCGACGAGGTCGCGGCCATGGGTGCGGGCGGCTTGTCCGGCGCCCCGGTCGCCGACCGCTCGCTCGACGTCCTGCGCCGCCTCTACCGCCGCGTCGGCGACCGCCTCGTCCTGATCTCCGTCGGCGGCATCGAAACCGCCGACCAAGCCTGGGAGCGCATCCGCGCGGGCGCCACCCTGCTGCAGGGCTACACCGGCTTCATCTACGGCGGCCTGTTCTGGACCCGCAGAATCCACCGCGGCCTGGCACAACACCTGCGCGCCAACGGCTATCAGAGCATTGCCGAGGCCATCGGCGCGGAGCACGCCGCCAAAGCCTGAGCCGCGTCGCGAATGCTCCACGAACGCGGTGCATCTCGCCTGCCACGGCTTATTCTGGTGGGGCACAACTAAACCGCACCCGAGGGGGGTGGCGCATGAACTCTCGGGATCGAGGCGTGCTCACCATCATCGGCGACTCCGTCGTGGATCACATCTACCGCACCGACCGCCTGCCCGCGGAAGGGGTTCCCGCGCGCGGCCGTTTCGAGGAGCACTTCGGCGGCAAAGGTCTCAACCGCGCCGTCGCAGCCGCTCGCCTCGGCCTCGACGTGCGGTTGATCAGCGCGGTGGGTGACGACGTCGCCGGTCGCCGGATCATCCGGTGTCTGCGCCGCGAGGGCGTGGACACCGAGTTGGTCAAGATCGTGCCCGGTGAGACGACGCCCGTCGTCGCCCTCATCGTCGCGAGCAGCGGTTTCACCGGCATCATCCAGGACGGCGAGGACGCGGTCCGGTTGAGCCGCGACGATCTGCGCAGCGCCGCCGCCAGGTCGGCGATCACCTCCTCGGACGCGGTCCTGCTCACCTTCGCGCCGCCGATCGCCGTCATCGAACAGGCGATGGCGGTGGTCCGCACCGCGCACGAGCGGCCACGCCTGCTGGTTCAGGCCACGCCGCAGACGGATTCACCGCAGTACCTCACCAAACACCTCAGCCGGATCGACTACCTGATCGGAACCCGCAGGGAGCTGTGCGAATTGGTGGCCGATCCGGGCCGCGACAGCGAAACGCCAACGGCTGATTTCGATTCCGAGGTAGCGCCACAGTTGCTTGCGCACGGCGTCGGCTGCGTCTGCGCCGTCGAGGGTTTCGAATGCAGCGTCCGCTCCGCCGAGCTGAATCTCGACGTCCCCCGTTCGCTCGCGGCGGTGCTTTCCGACTCGCCCGGCGCGTACGCGGCCTTCGCCGCCGCGCTCGCCTACCGGATGGTGAGTTCGGGCCGACCAGCGGATCGCGGCGATTTCGAGTGGGCCACCGCCGCCATGGCGGCAACCCAGTCCTTCGGCGACATCCCCGCCGCCATGCCGACGGCAGGCGAGGTCGATCGGATCGCCCGGCTACCCGCGGTCTCCGACACGCCGGATTGACCCGGCGTGTCGGCGACACTCGCTGTACGAGTAGGTATCTCGCTACCCGTGGACGTAGGGCGGCTCAATGACGTGCGACCGCAGCCGGTAGGCGTGGCCCGTGCGGCACGCTGAGGTCTGATCACCCGCGTGCCGCACCGGCTGCTGTAGTCGCGCCGCGATCCGCTTGGCCAGCAGAATCACCGCCTCCGCCCGCAGCACGCCCAATTCCTCGGCGCAGGCGTCCACCCGCGCCTCGGTGGCCTGGTCATGCACCCGCAGTGGGTCGCTGAGCAATTCGTCGAGTTCCATACCCGCCCTGGCCTGGGCGCGGGTCAGCGCGCGGTCGGCCAACCAGCTCAGCCGCCAGGTGTCGGCGTCCTCGGTGTCGCGGTAGGCGGATTCCGGGGTGAGGTCGCTGGTGATCGTCCATTCGGTGCTGTGAAGGGTCATTGCTGCCTCCGATACAACGGATCGAGCGTGGTCGGCTCGACGTTCATCACGAATGCCTGTCGTGCATCCGGTCGTGCAGCAACGCCAGTGCCTGCTGCACGCTGAGTCCCAGTTCGCCGGCGAGCGCGTCGGCCCGCGCCTGCGCCTGCGGATTCGCGGCCGAGTCCGGCCCGCTGAGGATCTCGTCCAATTCCATTCCGGCCCTGGCCTGTTCACGGGTGAGCCGGTTCGGCAACCAACTCAGCCGCCAGGCCGGTTCCGCGCCGGACCCCCGGCATGCCCACTCGAGCGTGCCGCTGCTGGTCATCGACCGGCTGTTCTCGTAGATCGTCACGGCATGTCTCCATCGTGGAGGAGCCGTCGCCGAATAACGCCGACCCGTGCGGAAGGCGCGACCGGGTGACACGGAATACGGGTCGGGCCGGGCAATGCTTCTTCTTGGCGCGGCGGAGCGGGCAACGTACTGAGGCTGGCTGGGGCGAGTGTGGCGGGCGCGCGGTTTCTGGCCTACACCGCGTGCAGGCCCGGCTCGCGCTCGGTGTCGGCGCCGACGCGGCGGTGCAGCCTGCGTCGCCGGATCTGCCGGATCTGCTGAATCATTCTCATCACCAGGCCCTCCCGAGTTCTCTGGTGGGGCGACGGGATCGCCATGACCAGTGTGGCATTTGCCGTTCTCAATGGTCAATTGCCGTTGTAGTTTGGTAATTGCCAGTTCATGTCCCGGCTAAACCGCCTATTGTGAGCAACCGGACATCACGATCAACTACAGCCACACGGAGGGTGGAGCGCACAGATGGTCCCGCAGGACTCGGCCACGGTCGCCGTTCGCAACATCCTCACCCGGCTGGGCAAGCGCTCCGGCTTGAGTTCGGATCGGTTGCGTACCACCGAGATCGATGTCGCGCCCCTGCTCGACCTGCTGGTGGTCCGGCAGCACGCGCACCGCGCCGGGATCGAGCGGGAGGACGCGGTGCTGCCGGTGGTCCGCGAGCTGGCCCGGCACCTGAATCCGTCGTCGATGCTGATCGTCGACGCCGTGCTGTCGCTGGGGCTGTTGCGGGAAACCACCCCGCCCGGCGTCGATCTCGACCGGCTCTACGCCCCCGACCTCGGCGAGCGCCGCGAGTATCTGGCCGAGCACTGGCAGCTGCTGCACGAATCCTTGTGCGCCAACCCCATTCCGCCCGCCCCGAGCGTGCGGTCGCTGCGCGGCACCCAGGAATGGCGCGCGTTCACCGAGCTCGCGGGCCTGCTCGCCAACGAATCGGTCTACGGCTCGGGACCCGCGCACACGCCGAGCCCGCCGGAAACCGTTGCCGCACCGCCGGTTCGGGGCATTGTCACGGTCTTCGGCGACGCGGTGATCGATCATATCTACCGCGTCGACCATGTCCCACCGGTCGGCACATCCACTCCGGGTAACTTCGAAGAGCACCCGGGCGGCAAGGGACTCAACCGTGCCGTGGCCGCCGCACGGCTCGGGCTGCAGGTCCGGCTGATCACCGCCGTCGGCGACGACGAGGCGGGTAGGCGCGTGCTGGACTATCTGCGCGCCGAGAACGTCGACACCGACCTGGTGAAGGTCGTGCCGTACGCACCGACCCCGGTGACCGCGGTGCTGATCACCAGCACCGGCGCGGCGAGCAATATCGGCTGCAAGGACGACCGCATCCGGCTGAGCACCCAGGACCTGCGCAGCCCGGTGATCCGCGCCGCGATCAGCTCGTCCGACGCGGTCCTGGTGACCTTCGAACAGCCGAGCGCGGTGATCGAGCAGGTCATGGCCGCGGTACGGCGGCTGGATTCGCGACCGCTGCTTATGGTGCATCCGGCGCCGAAAGTCGATCTGCCGCAATACCTTTACCAGTACCTGGGCGTCGTGGACTATCTCGCGGGCACCAGCGCGGACCTGGCCGCCATGGTTCCGGAGGTGCACGCGGGCTCCACCGCGGACAACGCCCAGCGGTTGCGCGCGCTCGGCGTCCGGTCGGTGTGCGCGATCGAGGACTTCCAGTGCACGGTCTGGTCGGATCAAGTCAACGTGGCGATTCCGCCCTTCCCCGCGGCACTCGAAGACTCCCCCGGCGCTCAGGCTGCCTTCGCCGCCGCGCTGGTATATCGTCTCGTTTCGACGCGCCGCCCCGCCGGAGAACAGGACTACGTCTGGGCGACTGCCGCGATGGTGGCGACGCAATCTTTCGGGGATGTCCCGGGTGCGATGCCACTTGCCACAGAGATCGATCGAATCGTCAGACTCGCTTCGGAGGAGCATTGACCACACCTGTGTCCAGCCTTGCCGACACCGACCACCGGTTTACCCGCAAGGGGCATGACTTGCAGGTTCGCGTGCTGGACCTGGCGGACGACCGCGAACACGGGCATCTGCTCGTGTTCGGCGATGTCGCCGATGGTTGCCTGGTCCGGGTGCACTCGCGCTGCCTCTACGGCGAGGCGCTGCGGTCCGACGACTGCGATTGCGGCGCCGAACTCGATGTCGCCCTCGACCTCATCCAGGCCGCGGGTTCGGGTGTGCTCGTCTATCTGGAGCAGGAGGGACGCGGTGTCGGGCTGATCGCCAAGGCGCGCGGCTATCGCGAGAGCGAGCGAGCGGGCACCGATACCTTCGCCAGCTATGAGGCACTCGGCTATCCGGCCGACGCCAGAACCTACGACGTAGCGGCCCAGGGGCTGTTGGCGCTCGGCTTGCAGAAGGTGGAACTGCTCACCAACAATCCGGCCAAGCGGGAAGCGCTGGAACGAGCGGGCATCGCGGTCACCGTGCGGCCGTTGCATACCCGGGTGCTCAGCGAGCGGGCGCGTGACTATCTGGAGGCCAAGCGCCGCCGCAGGCAGCACTGGATCCCCACCGACGCGCCGCCGTGGGCGGTCGAGTCGGTACCGGTGATCGCGCCGGAGCCGCAGTTGCGGCCTGCCGAGGAGGCAGCGCTGACGGTCGTCGGCCCGCCGATCGTCGACGAGGTCGCATAAGCATTACTTCCCGAGTAAGCCGCCCCACTACCCCGCCGCCTGGCTACCATAAGTGAGCCGCGCCACACCTGGCGCGCCGACCCGTGAGAAACTGACAGAAGCGTCGCTGCATTGTGTCAGGATCGGGTCTCGAACCGCCCGCGTGCGGACGCCGCGAGGCGCGGTTCACGGCATGATTATCGGGAACAGGGATATGACGACAACAGACATCGGCTTCGCGCACGAATCGGGCAAAACGGTCTACACCGTCCCGGAGGCATTCCAGGAAACCCTCACGTTGCGGCCCGAGCAGGTCGCGTTGCGGACGGTCGGCGGAACACAGCAGATCACCTGGCGGGAATACGGCGAACGGGTGCGCGCCATCGCGGCGGGCCTGGCCGAGCTCGGCGTCGGGCACGGCGACACCGTCGGGATCATGCTCACGAACCGGCCCGAGTTCAATTTGATCGATA from Nocardia iowensis includes these protein-coding regions:
- a CDS encoding YncE family protein encodes the protein MRPRGWVGLAAFAGPSVVTLRARRTHREVRSSAMRRWLPAALAGTILLTGCSSSTDGDDLPTRDPATAAAAPAETARPAGEVMGLANPLGRLLVEAGTGQIAALEASSETSTILFLIDQASFARAGQGGVPDPSFRTLSLPAHGASLAQGKPGELLIPAPERIIRVDVATGTVTELPVDGDARSVQRRDDGTLLVGTADGKVRTLSPEGKVVRTVSGLASADALAVTADQVTVLDRRQTSVTEIELGDDHLGLALRAGDGATNMISDKFGRIIVTDTAGGELLVYSAGPLVLRQRFPVNSSPYALAYDQRSDTVWVTCTQSNEVVGFDLSTGIPVEVGRFPTVRQPNSVTIDQRTGDMFVGSAADSGLQRIRADDRKRGH
- a CDS encoding DUF5703 family protein, which gives rise to MAPATRADDEPSAREQRARRRALPAGWETTSDDYEYVPLRLPPEVNRVTASMRLAIQAEFGGWELSRVRAYTDGSRRVLLRRRKTALPQPEPGM
- a CDS encoding quinone-dependent dihydroorotate dehydrogenase produces the protein MYALLLRLMFLVPPERIHHLVFASMRLATRFAPVRWLMTKLLVADDPILRNTAFGIDFPAPLGLAAGFDKNADGVDAWAPLGFGFAEIGTVTAQAQPGNPAPRLFRLPADHALINRMGFNNFGAAAAAEHLRGRRGEVPIGANIGKTKIVEPAEAAADYAISAALLGPLADFVVVNVSSPNTPGLRDLQAVESLRPLLQAVLDSVRVPVLVKIAPDLSDEDIDAVADLAVELGLAGIVATNTTIRRDGLRTPADEVAAMGAGGLSGAPVADRSLDVLRRLYRRVGDRLVLISVGGIETADQAWERIRAGATLLQGYTGFIYGGLFWTRRIHRGLAQHLRANGYQSIAEAIGAEHAAKA
- a CDS encoding PfkB family carbohydrate kinase is translated as MNSRDRGVLTIIGDSVVDHIYRTDRLPAEGVPARGRFEEHFGGKGLNRAVAAARLGLDVRLISAVGDDVAGRRIIRCLRREGVDTELVKIVPGETTPVVALIVASSGFTGIIQDGEDAVRLSRDDLRSAAARSAITSSDAVLLTFAPPIAVIEQAMAVVRTAHERPRLLVQATPQTDSPQYLTKHLSRIDYLIGTRRELCELVADPGRDSETPTADFDSEVAPQLLAHGVGCVCAVEGFECSVRSAELNLDVPRSLAAVLSDSPGAYAAFAAALAYRMVSSGRPADRGDFEWATAAMAATQSFGDIPAAMPTAGEVDRIARLPAVSDTPD
- a CDS encoding PfkB family carbohydrate kinase, coding for MVPQDSATVAVRNILTRLGKRSGLSSDRLRTTEIDVAPLLDLLVVRQHAHRAGIEREDAVLPVVRELARHLNPSSMLIVDAVLSLGLLRETTPPGVDLDRLYAPDLGERREYLAEHWQLLHESLCANPIPPAPSVRSLRGTQEWRAFTELAGLLANESVYGSGPAHTPSPPETVAAPPVRGIVTVFGDAVIDHIYRVDHVPPVGTSTPGNFEEHPGGKGLNRAVAAARLGLQVRLITAVGDDEAGRRVLDYLRAENVDTDLVKVVPYAPTPVTAVLITSTGAASNIGCKDDRIRLSTQDLRSPVIRAAISSSDAVLVTFEQPSAVIEQVMAAVRRLDSRPLLMVHPAPKVDLPQYLYQYLGVVDYLAGTSADLAAMVPEVHAGSTADNAQRLRALGVRSVCAIEDFQCTVWSDQVNVAIPPFPAALEDSPGAQAAFAAALVYRLVSTRRPAGEQDYVWATAAMVATQSFGDVPGAMPLATEIDRIVRLASEEH
- a CDS encoding GTP cyclohydrolase II → MTTPVSSLADTDHRFTRKGHDLQVRVLDLADDREHGHLLVFGDVADGCLVRVHSRCLYGEALRSDDCDCGAELDVALDLIQAAGSGVLVYLEQEGRGVGLIAKARGYRESERAGTDTFASYEALGYPADARTYDVAAQGLLALGLQKVELLTNNPAKREALERAGIAVTVRPLHTRVLSERARDYLEAKRRRRQHWIPTDAPPWAVESVPVIAPEPQLRPAEEAALTVVGPPIVDEVA